One genomic window of Papaver somniferum cultivar HN1 unplaced genomic scaffold, ASM357369v1 unplaced-scaffold_150, whole genome shotgun sequence includes the following:
- the LOC113335855 gene encoding ribosome biogenesis protein BMS1 homolog: MVGDINPGHPILVGGISPREENIGYMQATLKRHTWHRKLLKTRDPIIVSIGWRRYQTSPVYAMDDSGDRLRMLNYTPVDMQCLAMFWGPLASPNTGVVVVQDLPDKRAAFRILATGVVVDFNHAAKILKKCKRSRIPWKISGKTALIKNLFKSDDEIDRFKDAKLWTESGIQGKVEKAAEKVRRRKDGVLRVGIVECKFKRRICMHDTIFMRMWKEVKVPGFFNPFIQMTGLSHRPDEFPKGVLFKHETDGESPTERRMVAFVEGEPSFQDLTIAKEFELYHCNKEEQKEFKRHPMLVMIPKEEEMLEIHERGEITKKHQTKPWTPDCPVDDRVLNCAMSLYGKVPTYFTFFRPRNQIKYKN, encoded by the exons ATGGTTGGAGATATTAATCCTGGTCATCCGATTCTCGTTGGAGGTATCAGTCCCAGAGAAGAAAATATTGGATATATGCAG GCAACACTTAAGCGACATACTTGGCACAGGAAATTGTTGAAGACAAGAGACCCTATTATAGTTTCCATTGGTTGGAGGCGGTACCAGACGAGCCCTGTATATGCCATGGATGACAGTGGTGACCGGCTTCGAATGCTCAATTACACCCCCGTTGACATGCAGTGCCTTGCAATGTTTTGGGGCCCCCTTGCATCACCCAACACTGGAGTTGTTGTTGTACAGGATCTACCAGACAAAAGG GCAGCGTTTCGCATTTTAGCAACTGGCGTTGTTGTTGATTTTAACCATGCTGCGAAGATATTAAAGAAATGTAAGCGGTCTAGAATACCTTGGAAGATCTCTGGCAAGACTGCTCTTATTAAGAACTTGTTTAAAtcagatgatgaaattgatagGTTCAAAGATGCAAAACTTTGGACAGAGAGCGGAATTCAGGGGAAGGTTGAAAAG GCTGCAGAAAAAGTACGGAGAAGAAAGGATGGTGTACTTAGAGTAGGGATTGTGGAGTGCAAGTTTAAGCGCAGAATTTGCATGCATGATACAATTTTCATGCGCATGTGGAAAGAAGTTAAAGTTCCtggtttcttcaacccattcataCAAATGACTGGGTTATCACACAGG CCCGATGAATTCCCGAAAGGAGTGTTATTCAAACATGAAACTGATGGAGAGTCGCCCACAGAACGACGTATGGTGGCCTTTGTTGAGGGAGAGCCTAGCTTCCAAGACCTAACTATTGCCAAGGAATTTGAGTTGTATCAT TGTAATAAAGAGGAGCAGAAGGAATTCAAGAGACATCCAATGCTGGTGATGATtccaaaggaagaagagatgttagAAATACATGAGAGAGGGGAGATTACAAAGAAACACCAAACAAAGCCATGGACTCCCGACTGTCCTGTAGACGACCGGGTCTTGAATTGCGCAATGAGTCTATATGGAAAAGTTCCAACTTATTTTACCTTCTTCCGACCACGTAATCAAATTAAATATAAGAATTAG